In Heterodontus francisci isolate sHetFra1 chromosome 19, sHetFra1.hap1, whole genome shotgun sequence, the sequence ACGAGGGGAAGTTATTTACTCAGCTtattatgagctggaatgcactgtctgaaaggttgatggaagcagattcattcgTAACTTTCAAACGGGAATTGAATAAATGCTTGAAGGGGAAAGATTGCAGGATTATGaggttttttttgttcattcatgggatgtggatgtcgctgtctatgccagcgtttattgcccatcattaattgcccttaaATTGAGTGGCCATATAattgagggcattttaagagtcaaccacattgctgtggatctggagtcacatgtaggccagaccaagtaaggacagcagatttccttccctgaaagacattagtgaaacagatgggtttcatggtcactagactagttttttaattccagatttattaattgaattcaaatttcacaatttgctgtggtgggattcaaacccatgtccccagagtatcagcctgggcctctgggctaccagtccagtgacattaccactatgccaccgcctcccctaaagtAAAAAGTAGGGAGAttgggatgaattggatagctctttccatgagccagcactggcacaatgggctgaatagccttctgtaAAAACCTATGattcctatttccatctctgtaacatctccTGTCTCTGCCccacttcagctcatctgctgctgaaaccctcatccgtgctttTGCTATCTCTATACTTGAATATTGCAACGCTCTGCTGGCTGACGTCCTACCTTCCAAccaccataaacttgaactcatccaaatctctgctgctcatatcttaaCTCGCGTTCATCCCTCACTCccgtgcttgctaacctacattagCTACCAGTCCAaaaatgcctctatttaaaaattcTTACCCTTGTTTTCAAGTATCtctgtggcctcgcccctccctatctctgtaatctccttcaaccctagAACATCCCTCCTGCCGAGATGTctgggctcctccaattctggtctcttgtgcagccCTGGTTTTAATTGGGTCACtgttggcagccatgtcttcagctatctcagccctaagctctgcaacTCCCTCCTTAAAcacctccacctctctacctctcctccctttaagatgctctttgagATCTATCtcattgaccaagtttttggtcacatgtcctaatattTCCATGTGATttagtaaagcactttggaacattttgctatgttaaaggagcTGACAAACAcgctccctggctggagagtctagaacgagGGAGTCATAGCCTCGggataagggattggccatttaatactgtgatgaagagaaatttcttcactcagaggtttgtaaaaccttggaattctctaccccagtgggctgtggatggaatcaggggatatggggatagggcaggaaagtagaattttaggtcgaagatcagccatggtcttattgaatggcacagcagacttCAGGGGGTCatatacccctgctcctatttcttatgttcttgtgtgtggaaatgcaaattgttgcttaaTTCTATGAATGACCCACAAATGAGATGATTACTCAGTTAATTATCTGTTTTTAATGGTATTGTTTGGGGGGAATGTTGGTCAAGACTTCTATTGAAATAGCCCCATCGGATCTTTCGTGTTCACCTAAACCATTGGAACAGCCAGACAAAACCTAGGGATTGTTGTCTCATTTGATAGGCAGCATGCCCAATGAAGCAGTCCTCCAACTCCCCttcgtgtgaagaagtgcttcctgacatcactcctgaatggcttaGCTCCTATTTTAATGatgtgctcccttgttctggacttttccaccagaggaaatacttcCTCTTTATTTACCCTAATTAAAACCTCTCATCATTTtaactacctcaattagatcaccccttaatcttttatgCTGAAGGgattacaagcctagtctatgtaacctgtcctcgtaatttaacccttttttaACCCCGGTATCGTTCTGGTGACCAGAGGTGAATGCAGTGCTCCATATTTGTGGTTTTGTATGAAATATTAATTAGAAAGGAAAAGGGAGCTGAAAGTGATTAATTTGGACATAAGACATCTTAAGTAGATTTTAATCTTTGCTCTTTGTGCTAAGTGCGTTAGAAATGACAGAGGACCATAAATCAAGAGTGAAATTTTATTTTGCATCACTGATGCTGAGATACATTTTCAAATCCGTTCTTTATCTAATGTTTAGGTCACATAAAACTGTCGTAGATATTGTGACCTGTGGCTGGATGGAGCTTTTAGTGAAAGTGGGTTACAGAATGTAAGGTAATTATATGTATAATAGTTACAGTCATAGGATTATCAAAGGGCAGGGTGCTCATTAAAGTCCctgtgtaactttaaaaactttgtaagtccacttttttttttattctttcatgagatgtgggcctcactggcaaggccagcatttgttgcacgtccctaattgcccttaataaCTGAggagcttgccaggccatttcagagtcaaccacattgctgtgggtctggagtcacatgtaggccagaccaggtaaggacagcagatttccttccctaaagtacattagtgaaccagatgggtttttaatgacaatgatcgtttaatggcaccattactgagactagctttcaattccagaatgttttaattaattaaattccaccagatgccgtgtgggatttgaacttgtgtcctcaGAGCATtggctgggcctttggattactaatttagtgacattaccactgcaccaccttcTCTCCCTGGGAGAAGTAAGCTGTGAAGCATATGAAAGCATCACTCAAAGTTTTTTGTGTTAAATTTGCTCATGATGCTGAAGCTGATTGAAACTGGCGACAATAGAAGAAAAGGTGAACGGTTGGAAAAATCAGATTGAACAATCTGTCTCAAAAGATGATATTTATGTTGAAGCCTAAAAATTTGAACTGTATTGTGTTAAAACTTGATGAATGATGCCTTCATATGCATTTACTGTTTTCTTCCATCATGTGTACATCCACAGTTATTAAAATTTAAAGTTGCACAGGACATTATAAATGCCCTGTAGATACAGTAAACACACTAAGAATTGCATTTGAATTCACAGGTGCTGATGACTGGAAACATTGGAAGTTCACAATAAGTCAATTAGTATCAAAAGTCGAGCACTTCATAGGGGaaagcagtggtgtagtggtaatgtcactagactagtgatccagtggcccagactaatgccctggggacatgggttcaagtcccatcatggcagctgttgaaatttaaattcaattaattaacaaaaaaatctggaattgaaagacaatctcagtaatggtaccatgcaaCCATCTGTAAAAatctcctatagggaaggaaatctgctgctcttacctggtctggcctacacatgacttgaCCCACAACAaagtggttgactattaactgccctctgaaatggcctagtaagccactcagttgttaagggcaattgggtatgggcaataaatgctgaccttgctagtgatgcccacgtccaatgtaagaataaaaaaaaaaaataattttgagAAACTCGGGGAATAGAATCAGAAGGTTGGAAGATTGTTCATTTTTGGTCAAACCCTTCACCACGCTGAGGAGTCTCCAAAATAACCTACTGAGAGATtatgaataggaggaggccatttatcccCTCGAATTGGTTCTActattcaatgagttcatggcttaTCTGTGATTTAACTCCACATAGCTGCCTTTTCCTCATGTCTCCcaataactttggttaacaaagaCCTATCAAGGTCAGACTTAAAATACACAATTAACATGGCAAAACTGTTGTTTGCAGAAGAgaatccaaacttctaccacccttagtGTATAATCTGTTTAACGCCGGACCTGGATCAATTGTCGATGCAGCAAAGAGTGGAAATATGTAGGTTTTGGGACAGAACAGTTTCTGAAAGAGGCCATAATGAGCTGGATGTGCTTAATTACTCTTTTATATTTCTgcctgagtcagagggttgtgggttcaaaaGACTTGAGaacttaatctaggctgacacaccagtactgagggagtgctgtacagtcaGAAATaccgtctttctgatgagatgttaaaccgaagccctgtgTACTCTCTCAGGGCGAGGTTAAAGatgccacggcactattttgaagaaggggagGACCATTCTCCCTGGTGtcatggcaaatatttatccctcgaccaacaccaCTAAAAAGATATTATCTGgttagtgggaccttgctgtgtgtaaattgactgccacgtttcctacattacaacaggaactgtaaattcaaaaagtacttcattggctgtaaagcactatgggatgtcctgaggttgtgaaaggcactctataaatgcaaattctttcttaatTTATGTACTTTGTAAAGAATTGAATATTAATTCTTTTAAATATAATGAGATTATGACAAGCAAAGATCTTGTTTTAAATCCCAGTGTTGCTATGCTTGAGCTAACTTTTGGTGTCCTTCAGAATGACAGAATGCCTTGACATGTTCCCAAGGGGGATTAATTTCATGATAAGGCTCAATATcgcattgttttaaaaaaaaatcccaaatgtgttttttttccaaaaactgatttttaaaaatgcaattacAGTTGGATTGCTTTGCAGTCAGAGTGATCTGTTTCTGGATTCCATCGTGTTTAAGTGCTTTATTGGGACCCAGCACCCACCATCGCTATAGCTTAACATGGTTGAGTAGAGTTTTTCCCAGGCACTTAAAAGATTGCATAAACTTGATTTGTATTCCCTTGAGattagaaggttgagaggtgatctgattgaggtctttaaaatgataaagggattacaAACTTctcagtctaacatcagttgtggggaaattactggaatctatcatcagAGAGCTGAACACTTGGGCAAATTTGAGCTGATCAGAAAGAGTCACAATGGTTTTGTGAAGCGTAAGTCATGCCTGACTAAttgagttgaattttttgaggaggtcactaacATGGTGGATAGAGGAATATGCTTGAGAATGTTATCAATATGAATTTCCAGTAGGTATTTGATAAGGTTCTACACAGGAGATTATTAACAGAAATAAAAGGGTACAGAATTGGAGGTGACCTTACAACATTTTCTGGAAATTGGTtgagaggtaggagacagagaacaGGGGTAAAGAGTTTTGACTCTTAATTGGAAGGATttgacaagtggtgttccccaaggatctgtacTGCGGTCTCGGCTTGATACCATGTTTAACAGGGACTTGGATGAAGGAGTACAGAgttatatttccaagtttgcagatgacatgaagtcAGGAGGCACAGTTTGTTGTGCAGTTCGAAGCAGGAAGTTACAAATGCACAGAAATaaatttaagtgagtgggcaaaactgtggcaaatggagttcgatGTGGAGAACCGTGCTGCCATTCACTCTGGATCCAAGGAAGCCAAATCTCAATGTCGAAAACCTCGGTCGGAATTGTTGAGGAACAAAGAGATTCGGGTGTCCATATGCACAAATCAGTagaagctagtggacaggtacaaaaaaacaATTAAagagcaaatggaatgctggcctttatctcGAGGGGACTAGCATACAAAGTAGAGGAAATGATGCTTCAGCTGTATAAAGCCTTGatcagagcacatctggagtagagcatggctacccgacccccgaacccaatgggacccacGACATGTGCCgtgttccaggtccggcattcgggctcgggtcgggtcggatacagtgacagccaggacgtcaaggcgggaaacactctgcactagtcttcAGTGAGTGATTCCAttgaaggtagagcacaacctgtttaatataatcaactttattccagtggtcgggttgggcgcgggaaaaaattaaaggactctggctgggtcgggctctggtcaggtttcatttgcagacccgagtagGCCTTTAGTCTGGAGTACGTGTTCAGTTCCGGACACTGCATCTCAAagaatatactggccttggagggggtacagcacaaattcaccagaatgataatggggctaaaagggttaaattacgagggcaGGCCATTCGAGAGTGAATTCAggaaatggcggaacaggctcgaggggctgtgtggcctgctcctgttccaatGTGAGTATTTATTTCTTTTATAATCTCAAGTCATAGAGTGGTGATAGCGAATTCTGGTTGACACTTATTTATCTGTTCTGTTTACAGCTTGAGGATAATGTTTAACAGCTATCATGGACTGTGGAAATTGAGGCTTTATAGGTGACAACCTCACTCTGATCGAGTGACAGTGAAGAAAACTATAACACCGAACCTTTTGATATTTTTTTTCTGAGCAGTGGAAAATAGCTGAAGGCAGCCATGGATTGTGACAACATCAGAATCAAACACAGCTTGTATTTGCTTCACCAGATTACTAAAATGAAGGACTCGGATGAGTTGACCGATGTTGTGCTTGTGGCAGAAGGGTCCAAGTTCCCGTGTCATCGGCTTCTGCTGGCTGCCTTCAGCCCGTATTTCCGAGCAATGTTCACATGTGGCCTGGTAGAATGCAGTCAGAGAGAAGTTGTGTTACGTGATGTGCAGTCAGAGAGCGTGGCTACTATCCTAAACTACATGTACCATGCAGATTTGTGCCTCACCAACTCCAATGTTCAGGGGGTGGCCACAATGGCTTATTTCCTCCAAATGGAAGCCATTTTCATGGCTTGCCAGAAGTACATGATGGAGCACATGGATGCATCAAACTGCCTCGGGATTTATTACTTTGCAAAGCAACTTGCAGCGGAAGACCTGTCTGAACAAGCGAGTAAGTACCTCCATCAGCACTTTGCAGAGGTTTGTTTGCAGGAAGAGGTACTGGAGATAGAAGAACATCAGTTGCTACCCTTGCTCTGCTCTGATGATCTCAATATCTCCCGTGAGGAGAGCATCTTGGATTTGGTCCTTCGATGGGTGAATCATAACCAGAGCTCACGAGCAGTACATCTTGTGGAACTCATGAGGCAAGTAAGGTTGGTTCTCATAAGCCCTACCTTCCTAAAGGAGACCCTTAAAAGGAACACAGTCCTCCCTAGCAATGTGGAATGCTACAATATGATTCAGGTTGCTATAGACACCATACAGGCACAGAAACATCCATCTTTCAGTCTACGTTATGGGATGGAGAATACAGATCTCCTCCTCTGCATTGGTAACAATGGTCACGGAATAAAGTCAAGACACAGCAGTTATACCGAAACCAACTATTGTTATGCACCCAGAACTAAAAGGTCTTATTATATTGTGTCACCAAGACATGGTGAAGCTTTGGGATATGTCTGCACTGGAGTTGTTACTGAGAATAATGATATTATTTTAACTGGTGAAGCTGGAGCAAATAAACTGTCACGGCAAAAAATGAAAAACGTGGAGATAGTGAGGTGAGTAACTTGTGTGCAATTTTTTTCTGGAGGGGAGGGACATCCATTGTCTGTAAGAAACATTCCAGATTAAAGAACTGCACAAGCCGGATGATGAGCAAAATTCCCTCTGCCCATCCTTGATTTGGTGCCTTAATCCCAACCTCAGAAGACTGTTCCCCTCTGAGCAATGTGAGTTTTCATGTATGCcacctttctgcctctttttcagtGAACGTACCAAATTGTCCTGAATTATGGGGAATTTTATACAACAGGCTTGTACCCACCAAGAGATGTAGAGCATCATGGTAATATCGggttacagattcacaaatcattgaaAATAGCAACACAGATTAACAAGGCTATTCCAGAGGAATAAAATTAACAAGCAAAGAAGTTGCTAGGTAGACATatatagattttagatttagagatacagcactgaaacaggcccttcggcccatcgagtctgtgccgaccattaaccacccatttatactaatcctacactaatcccatattcctaccacatcctcacctgtccctatattcccctaccacctacctatactaggggcaatttataatggccaatttatctatcaacctgcaagtcttttggctgtggaaggaaaccggaacacccggaggaaacccacgcagacacagggagaacttgcaaactccacacaggcagtacccagaattgaactcgggtcgctggagctgtgaggctgcggtgctaaccactgtgccgccagaaaATATTTCTGCTTGAGGGGGAATCCGAAACTAGCGGTCATAAATATAAGTTAACAAAGAGAGATTttctttataaatataagttggtcactaataaatccaataaggaattcaggacaaacattactcagtgtgtggttaggatgtggaactcgctatcacatggagtggttgagatgaatagtatagatgcatttaaggggaagccagataaagagaaaggaatagaaggatctgttgatgaggttagatgaagtatggtgggaggagggtcgtgtggagcataaacaccagcatggaccagttagaCCGAAtgtactgtttctgtgctgtgtaaagtTTGTTAAGAACTTGATTGAGATTACCTTCATTTTGTTTCACATGGGACTCATACATAAATGGCGAGGTGAGGGGTCTAGCCTGCTTTAAGTTTAGCTCAatagaaaaaaagaacttgcatttctatagcgcctttcacaacctctggatattccaaagcactttacagccaataatgcACCTTTCAAGTGTGGTCACTGTTCTAATGAAGGAAGtacggcaaccaatttgtgcacagcaagctcccacaggagCAATGTGATGTTTTTATGTGtaatagttgagggataaatattggccaggccaccagggagaacgtccctgctctttgaaatagtaccatgggatcttttgtgtccacctgagacAACAgaatgggccttggtttaacgtttttaCTTGCcgaacagtggaagcagcgtgcaatttacagggctaagcgatcccacaaccaacagataagatcaaagctctgcagtcctgccacatccagtcatgaatggtggtgggcaattaaacaactgacagaaggaggaggctccacaaatagcccatcctcaacgatgagaaagcccagcacatcagtgcaaaagacaaggctgaagcatttgcatccatcttcagctagaagcgcTGATTGGATgatcccatctcggcctcctcctgaggtccccagcatcacagatgccagacttcagccaatccgattcactccacgtgatatcaagaaacgactgaaggcactggatactgcaaaggctatggccattaccgccctatcagactactcccgatcatcagcaaagtgatggaaggggttgtcaacagtgctatcaagcagcaattgctcagcaataacctgctcactgacactcagtttaggttccaccagggtcactcagctcctgacctcattacagtcttggtccaaacatggacaaaagagctgaattccagaggtgaggtgagagtgattgccctaaacatcaaggcagcatttgaccgagtatggcatcaaggagccctagagaaactggagtcaatgggaatcagggggaaaaacactcctggttggagtcttaccgagcacaagggaagatggctttggtagttggaggtcaatcatctcagtcccaagacatcactgcaggtgttcctcagggtagtgtcctaggcccaaccatcttcagctgcttcatcaatgaccatgcctccatcataaggtcagaagtggggatattcgctgatgattgcacaatgttcagcaccattcatgactcctcagattctgaagcagcccatgtccatacgcagcaggacctggactgcatccaggcttgggctgataagtggcaagttacattcgtgccacacaagtgtcaggcaatgaccatctccaacaagggagaatctgaccatctccccttggctgtgagtaactctcctcctgtcctagaaggacaagggcagcagatgcatgggaacaccaccacctgcaagttcccctccaagtcacacaccatcctgacttggaattatatcgccgttccttcactgtcgctgggtcaaaatcctgaaactcccttcctaacagcactgtgggtgtacctacaccccaaggactgcagcggttcaagaaggcagctcaccacct encodes:
- the kbtbd12 gene encoding kelch repeat and BTB domain-containing protein 12, which produces MDCDNIRIKHSLYLLHQITKMKDSDELTDVVLVAEGSKFPCHRLLLAAFSPYFRAMFTCGLVECSQREVVLRDVQSESVATILNYMYHADLCLTNSNVQGVATMAYFLQMEAIFMACQKYMMEHMDASNCLGIYYFAKQLAAEDLSEQASKYLHQHFAEVCLQEEVLEIEEHQLLPLLCSDDLNISREESILDLVLRWVNHNQSSRAVHLVELMRQVRLVLISPTFLKETLKRNTVLPSNVECYNMIQVAIDTIQAQKHPSFSLRYGMENTDLLLCIGNNGHGIKSRHSSYTETNYCYAPRTKRSYYIVSPRHGEALGYVCTGVVTENNDIILTGEAGANKLSRQKMKNVEIVRYHVRGNQHWEKLCSAPFRELYTVGTVHGNLYLIGGQMKLKGKYVITNCVDKYILETGEWRSVAPLPLSLACHAAVTVHNQIYVLGGWTPQMDFPDDEPDRLSNRMFRYDPGRDKWTECGPMEFSKYRFSTTVLNNEIYVLGGIGCYGADRGQARRCLDAVEIYNPDGDFWRKGPPLPTPILSLRTNSTNAGVVDDRLYVCGAFRSADRHEVIVKDILELDPWENQWNVVAHNVLMHDSYDVCLVARLNPRDLMPPPPDLVDQ